GATAGAGTAAAACCTCGGAGTTGCAAACCAGACGCACAGTAACCGCAGCGAGCAGCAAAAGCGCATAATATTTGAGCCCTACGTGATCCAGTTTCTTCCAAAGGAGGAGCATCATAAATCCTTCGATGGCCCAGCCTATAGTCCACCATTCGTTTTTCAATTGCAGAGGAATGGCCACACTCACAAAGCTGAGGGTAATGGCCAAGAAAAGAACCAGGTAATTTTTCTCTCGCGAAGAAGTGGCAAAAGACATCTGCGAAATTTGACGCGCTGAAAAGAGGGAAAGAACGGCAAGCCCTACAGGCAGCACGGCAATAAAAGCATCGCCCCATTGATGAATAAAAAGGTGTTTGAGAGGGATAAACCAAAGAGGCGCAGCCAGGGCAGAAAAGAGCCAGATCCATTTGTCTTGCAAAAAACGTTTTTTGAAGAGAAAAGGCCAGAGGGTGAAAAAACAGACGGCGGCCAGTTCGATGAAAAACATTTTTTCATAAAGTTCTGGAATCTTCACATCCAGCATCAGCAAGACATGACTGAGCAGCGTCAAGATCATCGCCGCCCCGTACCAAAGCCCCGCCGGTAAACGGCTGGCGGCCAGTACCACCATGAAGGCATACAGGGAAAGCATGCCCATACTCTCCAAGAGGTTCTTGTCCGAAAATTCCCCCAGTGCAAAAAGGATCATTTGAACAATGGCAAAAGCCGCAGCGGCATGCTCGTTAAAAACATTAGGCCATTTGAGGGCAAAGCCCTGGTAGAGCAGCATCCAAAAGAAGACAAAAAGCCAAAAGCTGTGCAAGGCAGGCATTGCCTCGGTCACAGGGCCCAGCAAAAGAGTTTGCACGCTTGTAAAGCCGTAAGAAAGGATGACGGCGCCGATCAGGTTAAAATATTTTTTATCAAAAACATGAGCCTGTCGGAACAACAGCAGGGCGTAGAAACTCCAGCAGAGCATCCAGGTCCAAAAGAATAATTTTTGTTCCTGGAAAAACAGCTCTGCTAAGACTAGGCTGGCAATGGAATAAGTAAGGGCTCCAGTCTTGAGTGACTTTATACTGGAAAAAATTTCTGAAAAAATTTGCAGCACCAAGGCGTAGAGAACAAAGAAGCTCAAGCCCTCCAGAAAAAGGGGATAATGAGCGAGAGGGATTTCCGTGAGCGAAAAATGTGCAAGACGCCCGGCATAAAACCAGAGCGCAAAAGAGATAATCAAATTGATGGCCGTCAGCAGCGACAGCGGCGCCTTTGCATAACGTTTGTTGCTGTGCAGATTGAGGCCTAAGAGTAAAAGCTGCAATAGTCCCAAAGGATAATAATACTCAAAAAGACCAGGTTTGAGCCCCAGGATCCACACAAAAAGAAAGGGCGCCTGCAGGCCGATGAGAGAGGCCAAGGGGATTTCCAGAGCTTCCAGTTTTCCAGCGGAGGGAAGAAAACTGAGAGCAAACAAGGCCATAAAGCCAATAAACTCAAACAGCGAAAACCCTTGATCCCATCGAACCACCAAGGCCACCAGAAATATCAGAAAGGTAAGTCCCGCGGCTGCAGCCCAGGCCCAGACTTTGTTGGATTGATAGGCCACACGACGAATCATGAAGCCAAACAGTAATGATAGCATCCCCACCGGCAGAATCGACAAGCCCGCATGCACATTGCCAATTACAAAAATCAGCAAGAGCATCGAGAACAATAAAGTCACAAGGCTCCCCGACGCAGAAAGTTTGGCATCTCCAATCATCTTGGGAGAAAAATACCAGAGGCTAGAATAAGCCAGCAGACTGCCCATCAACTCCCAGGCCTTGGCGCTATTGAGTGTCTGGGTGGAAAGCCAAATGGAAAAAACCAGCATGGTGGCAAAAGATGCGGAACTGAGCAGAAAGCCATGGCCTTGTTGACGCACGATCCAGATGGCCAGCAGATTCATCACGATCATGAAGGCCGCGATGGGATAGAGATGCAGCCCCATCTGCGCGTTAGACGCAAAATAGAGGGCAAAAACAAAGGGCACTAAAATAGAAAAGCCTTGTTGAAAGAGATTGCCTTCTTTGGAGTCGGAATTTTTAAAATGGTAAAAAGCAAAAACAGCGGCAAAGAGAATAAGCACGCCCAAAATTAATGGAAGACGATCGGGCCCCATTTTGCCGAAGATATACATCGCTTGAATCACAAAGGTTAAAACCAGAGCCAGATTGGAAATGACCGTCCATTTCTGTTTTTGAGCTACCCACAAAAAAGCCAGATCCAGCAAGAGGACATAGCCAAAAAGACCGATTGGATTATCGGAGCCCGAGCTTAAAACCAGAGGCGTTAAAAATCCGCCGACTAAACCCAGCACGGCAACAAAGAGAGACTTGTAACGCTGACACAGCAAGGCACAGGAGAGCGTCACCATCAGCATCAACACAAAGGCCATGGGGAAAGTAATGAGTTCGTAGATAGACTTAGCCGCCCAAAACGACGTATAAAGCGCCACAATCCCTGCCCCACTGAGGGCGTTCGGCACCTGATCAAATTTTCGTTTGCGCAAAAATTCCGAAAAAATAAGGAAAAAAAGCCCCGCGAGGGTTCCCAGGGCCACGCGTACAATAGGTGTGAATTTGATGTATTCATTCTCCACAGCATATTGAAAAAAGAGAAAGGCCGCGATGACCAAAACGATTCCACCCAGCAAAGCCGCGCCACGCACACCAATCCAACGCTCCCACTCGATTTTCTTTCGCGGGGGTGGAGGAGGGGCTGGGGCTGCTTTTGGAATTGGAGGAGGAGGTGGTGGTGGAAGATTTTTTGGTAGAGGTAGATTGGCCTGAGAAGAAGATTCAGATTTTACCTCCTGATGCACTTCCTGAGCTACATTGACATTTTGCGAAGTTCTCAGATCTACAATCGGTGAAACCACTGGGGCAGAAGCTGC
Above is a genomic segment from Deltaproteobacteria bacterium containing:
- a CDS encoding DUF2339 domain-containing protein produces the protein MDFGLSICFTFFFIILTIIALIKASSAGSKIASLEREIKIFREEIKELQKLFNQGLPSSPPVKTEAPVQKPQPQAQAASAPVVSPIVDLRTSQNVNVAQEVHQEVKSESSSQANLPLPKNLPPPPPPPIPKAAPAPPPPPRKKIEWERWIGVRGAALLGGIVLVIAAFLFFQYAVENEYIKFTPIVRVALGTLAGLFFLIFSEFLRKRKFDQVPNALSGAGIVALYTSFWAAKSIYELITFPMAFVLMLMVTLSCALLCQRYKSLFVAVLGLVGGFLTPLVLSSGSDNPIGLFGYVLLLDLAFLWVAQKQKWTVISNLALVLTFVIQAMYIFGKMGPDRLPLILGVLILFAAVFAFYHFKNSDSKEGNLFQQGFSILVPFVFALYFASNAQMGLHLYPIAAFMIVMNLLAIWIVRQQGHGFLLSSASFATMLVFSIWLSTQTLNSAKAWELMGSLLAYSSLWYFSPKMIGDAKLSASGSLVTLLFSMLLLIFVIGNVHAGLSILPVGMLSLLFGFMIRRVAYQSNKVWAWAAAAGLTFLIFLVALVVRWDQGFSLFEFIGFMALFALSFLPSAGKLEALEIPLASLIGLQAPFLFVWILGLKPGLFEYYYPLGLLQLLLLGLNLHSNKRYAKAPLSLLTAINLIISFALWFYAGRLAHFSLTEIPLAHYPLFLEGLSFFVLYALVLQIFSEIFSSIKSLKTGALTYSIASLVLAELFFQEQKLFFWTWMLCWSFYALLLFRQAHVFDKKYFNLIGAVILSYGFTSVQTLLLGPVTEAMPALHSFWLFVFFWMLLYQGFALKWPNVFNEHAAAAFAIVQMILFALGEFSDKNLLESMGMLSLYAFMVVLAASRLPAGLWYGAAMILTLLSHVLLMLDVKIPELYEKMFFIELAAVCFFTLWPFLFKKRFLQDKWIWLFSALAAPLWFIPLKHLFIHQWGDAFIAVLPVGLAVLSLFSARQISQMSFATSSREKNYLVLFLAITLSFVSVAIPLQLKNEWWTIGWAIEGFMMLLLWKKLDHVGLKYYALLLLAAVTVRLVCNSEVLLYHERGGLRILNWILYTYWVPALALIGSGQILIKLEREWARAWEAALYQKGWNFWGMLCSAASILVIFYWINLAIADWFGTTSFLSIQFEKNQARDLATSIAWGLYALILLGIGMYRVSKGLRWVSLVMLMITIGKVFLYDLSGLKDLYRVMSLLGLAFSLIIVSLAYQKFVFKKDDVGVTRFPSP